The following proteins are co-located in the Primulina tabacum isolate GXHZ01 chromosome 11, ASM2559414v2, whole genome shotgun sequence genome:
- the LOC142517648 gene encoding sterol 3-beta-glucosyltransferase UGT80A2-like isoform X20 yields the protein MRSPVPMRLPRPPLRTLLILHFFIFRKVGVLRNYFSAPSSFERQFQKELPLLYEYLQDAPTGKDAVTGLPRWHERPLSPLLLYGFSKEVVECPDYWPSRVQVCGFWFLPFEWQFSCSSCADISSLSFSRKLNAEEEMCSIHVNLKAFLNALPEQPIFMSLSSIGSMGYLKNPRAFLKVLENALSITSCRFILFSAGYGPLDAEIKMSAQTLLSPSEQLQLSEDQTCLFGGRLLCFSGDVPYNWLFPRCAAAIHHGGSGSTAAALHAGIPQVICPFILDQFYWAERMFWLGVAPEPLKGTCLVPDKDDDCSIMEAANMLVGTINRALSPEVKLQASQIANRISAEDGVSEAVRLIREEIKCTGAAV from the exons ATGCGTAGCCCAGTGCCTATGCGGCTACCTCGACCGCCATTAAGAACACTGCTCATATTACATTTCTTTATCTTCAGGAAGGTTGGAGTCTTGCGGAACTATTTCAG CGCCCCCTCTTCTTTTGAACGCCAATTTCAGAAAGAACTTCCTCTTTTATATGAATATCTTCAAGATGCTCCGACTGGTAAG GATGCagtgactggtcttccaagaTGGCACGAGAGGCCTTTGTCTCCCTTGCTACT GTATGGATTTAGCAAAGAAGTTGTTGAGTGCCCTG ATTACTGGCCATCAAGAGTTCAGGTTTGTGGCTTTTGGTTTCTCCCTTTTGAGTGGCAGTTCTCCTGCAGCAGCTGTGCAGATATTTCATCTTTAAGTTTTTCAAGGAAATTAAATGCTGAAGAAGAGATGTGTTCGATTCATGTCAATTTAAAAGCTTTTCTGAATGCTTTGCCAGAACAACCTATTTTCATGAGTCTAAGTTCTATTGGTAG TATGGGTTATTTGAAGAATCCTAGAGCTTTTCTCAAGGTCCTTGAAAATGCTTTGAGTATTACAAGCTGTAGATTTATTCTGTTCTCAGCTGGTTATGGACCTTTAGATGCTGAAATCAAAATGTCTGCCCAGACACTATTGTCACCTTCAGAACAACTGCAACTTAGTGAAGATCAGACCTGCCTATTTGGAGGCCGTCTATTGTGCTTCTCTGG TGATGTACCATACAATTGGCTCTTTCCAAGATGTGCAGCTGCTATCCATCACGGGGGAAG TGGATCCACCGCTGCTGCACTGCATGCAGGAATCCCTCAG GTTATCTGTCCATTTATTCTGGATCAATTTTATTGGGCAGAGAGGATGTTTTGGCTTGGCGTGGCTCCAGAGCCTCTAAAGGGTACGTGCTTGGTACCAGATAAAGATGATGACTGTTCCATAATGGAAGCCGCAAATATGCTGGTTGGGACTATAAATCGTGCACTGTCTCCTGAAGTCAAATTGCAGGCCTCACAGATTGCTAATAGAATTTCCGCTGAG GATGGTGTTTCAGAAGCTGTGCGGTTAATTAGAGAAGAAATTAAATGTACTGGTGCTGCTGTGTGA
- the LOC142517648 gene encoding sterol 3-beta-glucosyltransferase UGT80A2-like isoform X16, with protein sequence MRSPVPMRLPRPPLRTLLILHFFIFRKVGVLRNYFSAPSSFERQFQKELPLLYEYLQDAPTGWEDVIHWMWPLFTEDWGHWRSHDLHLSFLPFTDAVTGLPRWHERPLSPLLLYGFSKEVVECPDYWPSRVQVCGFWFLPFEWQFSCSSCADISSLSFSRKLNAEEEMCSIHVNLKAFLNALPEQPIFMSLSSIGSMGYLKNPRAFLKVLENALSITSCRFILFSAGYGPLDAEIKMSAQTLLSPSEQLQLSEDQTCLFGGRLLCFSGDVPYNWLFPRCAAAIHHGGSGSTAAALHAGIPQVICPFILDQFYWAERMFWLGVAPEPLKGTCLVPDKDDDCSIMEAANMLVGTINRALSPEVKLQASQIANRISAEDGVSEAVRLIREEIKCTGAAV encoded by the exons ATGCGTAGCCCAGTGCCTATGCGGCTACCTCGACCGCCATTAAGAACACTGCTCATATTACATTTCTTTATCTTCAGGAAGGTTGGAGTCTTGCGGAACTATTTCAG CGCCCCCTCTTCTTTTGAACGCCAATTTCAGAAAGAACTTCCTCTTTTATATGAATATCTTCAAGATGCTCCGACTG GGTGGGAAGATGTTATACATTGGATGTGGCCGCTTTTCACTGAAGATTGGGGACATTGGAGAAGCCATGATTTGCATCTAAGCTTCTTGCCTTTTACG GATGCagtgactggtcttccaagaTGGCACGAGAGGCCTTTGTCTCCCTTGCTACT GTATGGATTTAGCAAAGAAGTTGTTGAGTGCCCTG ATTACTGGCCATCAAGAGTTCAGGTTTGTGGCTTTTGGTTTCTCCCTTTTGAGTGGCAGTTCTCCTGCAGCAGCTGTGCAGATATTTCATCTTTAAGTTTTTCAAGGAAATTAAATGCTGAAGAAGAGATGTGTTCGATTCATGTCAATTTAAAAGCTTTTCTGAATGCTTTGCCAGAACAACCTATTTTCATGAGTCTAAGTTCTATTGGTAG TATGGGTTATTTGAAGAATCCTAGAGCTTTTCTCAAGGTCCTTGAAAATGCTTTGAGTATTACAAGCTGTAGATTTATTCTGTTCTCAGCTGGTTATGGACCTTTAGATGCTGAAATCAAAATGTCTGCCCAGACACTATTGTCACCTTCAGAACAACTGCAACTTAGTGAAGATCAGACCTGCCTATTTGGAGGCCGTCTATTGTGCTTCTCTGG TGATGTACCATACAATTGGCTCTTTCCAAGATGTGCAGCTGCTATCCATCACGGGGGAAG TGGATCCACCGCTGCTGCACTGCATGCAGGAATCCCTCAG GTTATCTGTCCATTTATTCTGGATCAATTTTATTGGGCAGAGAGGATGTTTTGGCTTGGCGTGGCTCCAGAGCCTCTAAAGGGTACGTGCTTGGTACCAGATAAAGATGATGACTGTTCCATAATGGAAGCCGCAAATATGCTGGTTGGGACTATAAATCGTGCACTGTCTCCTGAAGTCAAATTGCAGGCCTCACAGATTGCTAATAGAATTTCCGCTGAG GATGGTGTTTCAGAAGCTGTGCGGTTAATTAGAGAAGAAATTAAATGTACTGGTGCTGCTGTGTGA
- the LOC142517648 gene encoding sterol 3-beta-glucosyltransferase UGT80A2-like isoform X15 → MRSPVPMRLPRPPLRTLLILHFFIFRKVGVLRNYFSAPSSFERQFQKELPLLYEYLQDAPTGKVGWEDVIHWMWPLFTEDWGHWRSHDLHLSFLPFTDAVTGLPRWHERPLSPLLLYGFSKEVVECPDYWPSRVQVCGFWFLPFEWQFSCSSCADISSLSFSRKLNAEEEMCSIHVNLKAFLNALPEQPIFMSLSSIGSMGYLKNPRAFLKVLENALSITSCRFILFSAGYGPLDAEIKMSAQTLLSPSEQLQLSEDQTCLFGGRLLCFSGDVPYNWLFPRCAAAIHHGGSGSTAAALHAGIPQVICPFILDQFYWAERMFWLGVAPEPLKGTCLVPDKDDDCSIMEAANMLVGTINRALSPEVKLQASQIANRISAEDGVSEAVRLIREEIKCTGAAV, encoded by the exons ATGCGTAGCCCAGTGCCTATGCGGCTACCTCGACCGCCATTAAGAACACTGCTCATATTACATTTCTTTATCTTCAGGAAGGTTGGAGTCTTGCGGAACTATTTCAG CGCCCCCTCTTCTTTTGAACGCCAATTTCAGAAAGAACTTCCTCTTTTATATGAATATCTTCAAGATGCTCCGACTGGTAAG GTAGGGTGGGAAGATGTTATACATTGGATGTGGCCGCTTTTCACTGAAGATTGGGGACATTGGAGAAGCCATGATTTGCATCTAAGCTTCTTGCCTTTTACG GATGCagtgactggtcttccaagaTGGCACGAGAGGCCTTTGTCTCCCTTGCTACT GTATGGATTTAGCAAAGAAGTTGTTGAGTGCCCTG ATTACTGGCCATCAAGAGTTCAGGTTTGTGGCTTTTGGTTTCTCCCTTTTGAGTGGCAGTTCTCCTGCAGCAGCTGTGCAGATATTTCATCTTTAAGTTTTTCAAGGAAATTAAATGCTGAAGAAGAGATGTGTTCGATTCATGTCAATTTAAAAGCTTTTCTGAATGCTTTGCCAGAACAACCTATTTTCATGAGTCTAAGTTCTATTGGTAG TATGGGTTATTTGAAGAATCCTAGAGCTTTTCTCAAGGTCCTTGAAAATGCTTTGAGTATTACAAGCTGTAGATTTATTCTGTTCTCAGCTGGTTATGGACCTTTAGATGCTGAAATCAAAATGTCTGCCCAGACACTATTGTCACCTTCAGAACAACTGCAACTTAGTGAAGATCAGACCTGCCTATTTGGAGGCCGTCTATTGTGCTTCTCTGG TGATGTACCATACAATTGGCTCTTTCCAAGATGTGCAGCTGCTATCCATCACGGGGGAAG TGGATCCACCGCTGCTGCACTGCATGCAGGAATCCCTCAG GTTATCTGTCCATTTATTCTGGATCAATTTTATTGGGCAGAGAGGATGTTTTGGCTTGGCGTGGCTCCAGAGCCTCTAAAGGGTACGTGCTTGGTACCAGATAAAGATGATGACTGTTCCATAATGGAAGCCGCAAATATGCTGGTTGGGACTATAAATCGTGCACTGTCTCCTGAAGTCAAATTGCAGGCCTCACAGATTGCTAATAGAATTTCCGCTGAG GATGGTGTTTCAGAAGCTGTGCGGTTAATTAGAGAAGAAATTAAATGTACTGGTGCTGCTGTGTGA
- the LOC142517648 gene encoding sterol 3-beta-glucosyltransferase-like isoform X12 encodes MIKHRQECVSIAEGIFGEDSNMDGDLIIINFFALEGWSLAELFQVHCVVAAPYVVPYSAPSSFERQFQKELPLLYEYLQDAPTGKVGWEDVIHWMWPLFTEDWGHWRSHDLHLSFLPFTDAVTGLPRWHERPLSPLLLYGFSKEVVECPDYWPSRVQVCGFWFLPFEWQFSCSSCADISSLSFSRKLNAEEEMCSIHVNLKAFLNALPEQPIFMSLSSIGSMGYLKNPRAFLKVLENALSITSCRFILFSAGYGPLDAEIKMSAQTLLSPSEQLQLSEDQTCLFGGRLLCFSGDVPYNWLFPRCAAAIHHGGSGSTAAALHAGIPQVICPFILDQFYWAERMFWLGVAPEPLKGTCLVPDKDDDCSIMEAANMLVGTINRALSPEVKLQASQIANRISAEDGVSEAVRLIREEIKCTGAAV; translated from the exons ATGATAAAACATAGACAAGAGTGTGTTTCGATTGCTGAAGGCATATTCGGAGAAGACAGTAATATGGATGGTGACCTTATCATTATAAATTTCTTCGCTCTG GAAGGTTGGAGTCTTGCGGAACTATTTCAGGTTCATTGTGTTGTTGCTGCTCCTTATGTTGTTCCCTACAG CGCCCCCTCTTCTTTTGAACGCCAATTTCAGAAAGAACTTCCTCTTTTATATGAATATCTTCAAGATGCTCCGACTGGTAAG GTAGGGTGGGAAGATGTTATACATTGGATGTGGCCGCTTTTCACTGAAGATTGGGGACATTGGAGAAGCCATGATTTGCATCTAAGCTTCTTGCCTTTTACG GATGCagtgactggtcttccaagaTGGCACGAGAGGCCTTTGTCTCCCTTGCTACT GTATGGATTTAGCAAAGAAGTTGTTGAGTGCCCTG ATTACTGGCCATCAAGAGTTCAGGTTTGTGGCTTTTGGTTTCTCCCTTTTGAGTGGCAGTTCTCCTGCAGCAGCTGTGCAGATATTTCATCTTTAAGTTTTTCAAGGAAATTAAATGCTGAAGAAGAGATGTGTTCGATTCATGTCAATTTAAAAGCTTTTCTGAATGCTTTGCCAGAACAACCTATTTTCATGAGTCTAAGTTCTATTGGTAG TATGGGTTATTTGAAGAATCCTAGAGCTTTTCTCAAGGTCCTTGAAAATGCTTTGAGTATTACAAGCTGTAGATTTATTCTGTTCTCAGCTGGTTATGGACCTTTAGATGCTGAAATCAAAATGTCTGCCCAGACACTATTGTCACCTTCAGAACAACTGCAACTTAGTGAAGATCAGACCTGCCTATTTGGAGGCCGTCTATTGTGCTTCTCTGG TGATGTACCATACAATTGGCTCTTTCCAAGATGTGCAGCTGCTATCCATCACGGGGGAAG TGGATCCACCGCTGCTGCACTGCATGCAGGAATCCCTCAG GTTATCTGTCCATTTATTCTGGATCAATTTTATTGGGCAGAGAGGATGTTTTGGCTTGGCGTGGCTCCAGAGCCTCTAAAGGGTACGTGCTTGGTACCAGATAAAGATGATGACTGTTCCATAATGGAAGCCGCAAATATGCTGGTTGGGACTATAAATCGTGCACTGTCTCCTGAAGTCAAATTGCAGGCCTCACAGATTGCTAATAGAATTTCCGCTGAG GATGGTGTTTCAGAAGCTGTGCGGTTAATTAGAGAAGAAATTAAATGTACTGGTGCTGCTGTGTGA
- the LOC142517648 gene encoding uncharacterized protein LOC142517648 isoform X4, producing the protein MRTKPTAVFMAFGTKGDVYPIAAIAAAFASDQRQYEVAFVTHSAHEVFSILQKLKVHLEAKRITCFPVSSPPVMSYQDTAGSSKVSFSLQKNEIMIKHRQECVSIAEGIFGEDSNMDGRLESCGTISAPPLLLNANFRKNFLFYMNIFKMLRLVGWEDVIHWMWPLFTEDWGHWRSHDLHLSFLPFTDAVTGLPRWHERPLSPLLLYGFSKEVVECPDYWPSRVQVCGFWFLPFEWQFSCSSCADISSLSFSRKLNAEEEMCSIHVNLKAFLNALPEQPIFMSLSSIGSMGYLKNPRAFLKVLENALSITSCRFILFSAGYGPLDAEIKMSAQTLLSPSEQLQLSEDQTCLFGGRLLCFSGDVPYNWLFPRCAAAIHHGGSGSTAAALHAGIPQVICPFILDQFYWAERMFWLGVAPEPLKGTCLVPDKDDDCSIMEAANMLVGTINRALSPEVKLQASQIANRISAEDGVSEAVRLIREEIKCTGAAV; encoded by the exons ATGAGGACGAAGCCAACGGCCGTGTTCATGGCCTTTGGTACCAAAGGCGACGTTTACCCCATCGCT GCTATTGCTGCAGCTTTTGCTTCCGATCAAAGGCAGTACGAGGTTGCCTTTGTGACTCATTCAGCGCACGAG GTATTTTCTATCTTGCAGAAGCTCAAAGTTCATCTAGAAGCAAAAAGAATCACATGTTTTCCAGTTTCATCACCTCCTGTCATGTCTTATCAAGACACTGCAG GATCCAGCAAGGTCTCCTTTTCTCTGCAGAAGAATGAAATCATGATAAAACATAGACAAGAGTGTGTTTCGATTGCTGAAGGCATATTCGGAGAAGACAGTAATATGGATG GAAGGTTGGAGTCTTGCGGAACTATTTCAG CGCCCCCTCTTCTTTTGAACGCCAATTTCAGAAAGAACTTCCTCTTTTATATGAATATCTTCAAGATGCTCCGACTG GTAGGGTGGGAAGATGTTATACATTGGATGTGGCCGCTTTTCACTGAAGATTGGGGACATTGGAGAAGCCATGATTTGCATCTAAGCTTCTTGCCTTTTACG GATGCagtgactggtcttccaagaTGGCACGAGAGGCCTTTGTCTCCCTTGCTACT GTATGGATTTAGCAAAGAAGTTGTTGAGTGCCCTG ATTACTGGCCATCAAGAGTTCAGGTTTGTGGCTTTTGGTTTCTCCCTTTTGAGTGGCAGTTCTCCTGCAGCAGCTGTGCAGATATTTCATCTTTAAGTTTTTCAAGGAAATTAAATGCTGAAGAAGAGATGTGTTCGATTCATGTCAATTTAAAAGCTTTTCTGAATGCTTTGCCAGAACAACCTATTTTCATGAGTCTAAGTTCTATTGGTAG TATGGGTTATTTGAAGAATCCTAGAGCTTTTCTCAAGGTCCTTGAAAATGCTTTGAGTATTACAAGCTGTAGATTTATTCTGTTCTCAGCTGGTTATGGACCTTTAGATGCTGAAATCAAAATGTCTGCCCAGACACTATTGTCACCTTCAGAACAACTGCAACTTAGTGAAGATCAGACCTGCCTATTTGGAGGCCGTCTATTGTGCTTCTCTGG TGATGTACCATACAATTGGCTCTTTCCAAGATGTGCAGCTGCTATCCATCACGGGGGAAG TGGATCCACCGCTGCTGCACTGCATGCAGGAATCCCTCAG GTTATCTGTCCATTTATTCTGGATCAATTTTATTGGGCAGAGAGGATGTTTTGGCTTGGCGTGGCTCCAGAGCCTCTAAAGGGTACGTGCTTGGTACCAGATAAAGATGATGACTGTTCCATAATGGAAGCCGCAAATATGCTGGTTGGGACTATAAATCGTGCACTGTCTCCTGAAGTCAAATTGCAGGCCTCACAGATTGCTAATAGAATTTCCGCTGAG GATGGTGTTTCAGAAGCTGTGCGGTTAATTAGAGAAGAAATTAAATGTACTGGTGCTGCTGTGTGA
- the LOC142517648 gene encoding uncharacterized protein LOC142517648 isoform X11 — protein sequence MRTKPTAVFMAFGTKGDVYPIAAIAAAFASDQRQYEVAFVTHSAHEVFSILQKLKVHLEAKRITCFPVSSPPVMSYQDTAGSSKVSFSLQKNEIMIKHRQECVSIAEGIFGEDSNMDGDLIIINFFALEGWSLAELFQVHCVVAAPYVVPYSAPSSFERQFQKELPLLYEYLQDAPTGKDAVTGLPRWHERPLSPLLLLCLTGMDLAKKLLSALITGHQEFSMGYLKNPRAFLKVLENALSITSCRFILFSAGYGPLDAEIKMSAQTLLSPSEQLQLSEDQTCLFGGRLLCFSGDVPYNWLFPRCAAAIHHGGSGSTAAALHAGIPQVICPFILDQFYWAERMFWLGVAPEPLKGTCLVPDKDDDCSIMEAANMLVGTINRALSPEVKLQASQIANRISAEDGVSEAVRLIREEIKCTGAAV from the exons ATGAGGACGAAGCCAACGGCCGTGTTCATGGCCTTTGGTACCAAAGGCGACGTTTACCCCATCGCT GCTATTGCTGCAGCTTTTGCTTCCGATCAAAGGCAGTACGAGGTTGCCTTTGTGACTCATTCAGCGCACGAG GTATTTTCTATCTTGCAGAAGCTCAAAGTTCATCTAGAAGCAAAAAGAATCACATGTTTTCCAGTTTCATCACCTCCTGTCATGTCTTATCAAGACACTGCAG GATCCAGCAAGGTCTCCTTTTCTCTGCAGAAGAATGAAATCATGATAAAACATAGACAAGAGTGTGTTTCGATTGCTGAAGGCATATTCGGAGAAGACAGTAATATGGATGGTGACCTTATCATTATAAATTTCTTCGCTCTG GAAGGTTGGAGTCTTGCGGAACTATTTCAGGTTCATTGTGTTGTTGCTGCTCCTTATGTTGTTCCCTACAG CGCCCCCTCTTCTTTTGAACGCCAATTTCAGAAAGAACTTCCTCTTTTATATGAATATCTTCAAGATGCTCCGACTGGTAAG GATGCagtgactggtcttccaagaTGGCACGAGAGGCCTTTGTCTCCCTTGCTACT GCTTTGCCTTACAGGTATGGATTTAGCAAAGAAGTTGTTGAGTGCCCTG ATTACTGGCCATCAAGAGTTCAG TATGGGTTATTTGAAGAATCCTAGAGCTTTTCTCAAGGTCCTTGAAAATGCTTTGAGTATTACAAGCTGTAGATTTATTCTGTTCTCAGCTGGTTATGGACCTTTAGATGCTGAAATCAAAATGTCTGCCCAGACACTATTGTCACCTTCAGAACAACTGCAACTTAGTGAAGATCAGACCTGCCTATTTGGAGGCCGTCTATTGTGCTTCTCTGG TGATGTACCATACAATTGGCTCTTTCCAAGATGTGCAGCTGCTATCCATCACGGGGGAAG TGGATCCACCGCTGCTGCACTGCATGCAGGAATCCCTCAG GTTATCTGTCCATTTATTCTGGATCAATTTTATTGGGCAGAGAGGATGTTTTGGCTTGGCGTGGCTCCAGAGCCTCTAAAGGGTACGTGCTTGGTACCAGATAAAGATGATGACTGTTCCATAATGGAAGCCGCAAATATGCTGGTTGGGACTATAAATCGTGCACTGTCTCCTGAAGTCAAATTGCAGGCCTCACAGATTGCTAATAGAATTTCCGCTGAG GATGGTGTTTCAGAAGCTGTGCGGTTAATTAGAGAAGAAATTAAATGTACTGGTGCTGCTGTGTGA
- the LOC142517648 gene encoding sterol 3-beta-glucosyltransferase-like isoform X6 produces MRTKPTAVFMAFGTKGDVYPIAAIAAAFASDQRQYEVAFVTHSAHEVFSILQKLKVHLEAKRITCFPVSSPPVMSYQDTAGSSKVSFSLQKNEIMIKHRQECVSIAEGIFGEDSNMDGDLIIINFFALEGWSLAELFQVHCVVAAPYVVPYSAPSSFERQFQKELPLLYEYLQDAPTGKVGWEDVIHWMWPLFTEDWGHWRSHDLHLSFLPFTDAVTGLPRWHERPLSPLLLLCLTGMDLAKKLLSALITGHQEFSMGYLKNPRAFLKVLENALSITSCRFILFSAGYGPLDAEIKMSAQTLLSPSEQLQLSEDQTCLFGGRLLCFSGDVPYNWLFPRCAAAIHHGGSGSTAAALHAGIPQVICPFILDQFYWAERMFWLGVAPEPLKGTCLVPDKDDDCSIMEAANMLVGTINRALSPEVKLQASQIANRISAEDGVSEAVRLIREEIKCTGAAV; encoded by the exons ATGAGGACGAAGCCAACGGCCGTGTTCATGGCCTTTGGTACCAAAGGCGACGTTTACCCCATCGCT GCTATTGCTGCAGCTTTTGCTTCCGATCAAAGGCAGTACGAGGTTGCCTTTGTGACTCATTCAGCGCACGAG GTATTTTCTATCTTGCAGAAGCTCAAAGTTCATCTAGAAGCAAAAAGAATCACATGTTTTCCAGTTTCATCACCTCCTGTCATGTCTTATCAAGACACTGCAG GATCCAGCAAGGTCTCCTTTTCTCTGCAGAAGAATGAAATCATGATAAAACATAGACAAGAGTGTGTTTCGATTGCTGAAGGCATATTCGGAGAAGACAGTAATATGGATGGTGACCTTATCATTATAAATTTCTTCGCTCTG GAAGGTTGGAGTCTTGCGGAACTATTTCAGGTTCATTGTGTTGTTGCTGCTCCTTATGTTGTTCCCTACAG CGCCCCCTCTTCTTTTGAACGCCAATTTCAGAAAGAACTTCCTCTTTTATATGAATATCTTCAAGATGCTCCGACTGGTAAG GTAGGGTGGGAAGATGTTATACATTGGATGTGGCCGCTTTTCACTGAAGATTGGGGACATTGGAGAAGCCATGATTTGCATCTAAGCTTCTTGCCTTTTACG GATGCagtgactggtcttccaagaTGGCACGAGAGGCCTTTGTCTCCCTTGCTACT GCTTTGCCTTACAGGTATGGATTTAGCAAAGAAGTTGTTGAGTGCCCTG ATTACTGGCCATCAAGAGTTCAG TATGGGTTATTTGAAGAATCCTAGAGCTTTTCTCAAGGTCCTTGAAAATGCTTTGAGTATTACAAGCTGTAGATTTATTCTGTTCTCAGCTGGTTATGGACCTTTAGATGCTGAAATCAAAATGTCTGCCCAGACACTATTGTCACCTTCAGAACAACTGCAACTTAGTGAAGATCAGACCTGCCTATTTGGAGGCCGTCTATTGTGCTTCTCTGG TGATGTACCATACAATTGGCTCTTTCCAAGATGTGCAGCTGCTATCCATCACGGGGGAAG TGGATCCACCGCTGCTGCACTGCATGCAGGAATCCCTCAG GTTATCTGTCCATTTATTCTGGATCAATTTTATTGGGCAGAGAGGATGTTTTGGCTTGGCGTGGCTCCAGAGCCTCTAAAGGGTACGTGCTTGGTACCAGATAAAGATGATGACTGTTCCATAATGGAAGCCGCAAATATGCTGGTTGGGACTATAAATCGTGCACTGTCTCCTGAAGTCAAATTGCAGGCCTCACAGATTGCTAATAGAATTTCCGCTGAG GATGGTGTTTCAGAAGCTGTGCGGTTAATTAGAGAAGAAATTAAATGTACTGGTGCTGCTGTGTGA
- the LOC142517648 gene encoding uncharacterized protein LOC142517648 isoform X9 yields the protein MRTKPTAVFMAFGTKGDVYPIAAIAAAFASDQRQYEVAFVTHSAHEKLKVHLEAKRITCFPVSSPPVMSYQDTAGRLESCGTISAPPLLLNANFRKNFLFYMNIFKMLRLVGWEDVIHWMWPLFTEDWGHWRSHDLHLSFLPFTDAVTGLPRWHERPLSPLLLYGFSKEVVECPDYWPSRVQVCGFWFLPFEWQFSCSSCADISSLSFSRKLNAEEEMCSIHVNLKAFLNALPEQPIFMSLSSIGSMGYLKNPRAFLKVLENALSITSCRFILFSAGYGPLDAEIKMSAQTLLSPSEQLQLSEDQTCLFGGRLLCFSGDVPYNWLFPRCAAAIHHGGSGSTAAALHAGIPQVICPFILDQFYWAERMFWLGVAPEPLKGTCLVPDKDDDCSIMEAANMLVGTINRALSPEVKLQASQIANRISAEDGVSEAVRLIREEIKCTGAAV from the exons ATGAGGACGAAGCCAACGGCCGTGTTCATGGCCTTTGGTACCAAAGGCGACGTTTACCCCATCGCT GCTATTGCTGCAGCTTTTGCTTCCGATCAAAGGCAGTACGAGGTTGCCTTTGTGACTCATTCAGCGCACGAG AAGCTCAAAGTTCATCTAGAAGCAAAAAGAATCACATGTTTTCCAGTTTCATCACCTCCTGTCATGTCTTATCAAGACACTGCAG GAAGGTTGGAGTCTTGCGGAACTATTTCAG CGCCCCCTCTTCTTTTGAACGCCAATTTCAGAAAGAACTTCCTCTTTTATATGAATATCTTCAAGATGCTCCGACTG GTAGGGTGGGAAGATGTTATACATTGGATGTGGCCGCTTTTCACTGAAGATTGGGGACATTGGAGAAGCCATGATTTGCATCTAAGCTTCTTGCCTTTTACG GATGCagtgactggtcttccaagaTGGCACGAGAGGCCTTTGTCTCCCTTGCTACT GTATGGATTTAGCAAAGAAGTTGTTGAGTGCCCTG ATTACTGGCCATCAAGAGTTCAGGTTTGTGGCTTTTGGTTTCTCCCTTTTGAGTGGCAGTTCTCCTGCAGCAGCTGTGCAGATATTTCATCTTTAAGTTTTTCAAGGAAATTAAATGCTGAAGAAGAGATGTGTTCGATTCATGTCAATTTAAAAGCTTTTCTGAATGCTTTGCCAGAACAACCTATTTTCATGAGTCTAAGTTCTATTGGTAG TATGGGTTATTTGAAGAATCCTAGAGCTTTTCTCAAGGTCCTTGAAAATGCTTTGAGTATTACAAGCTGTAGATTTATTCTGTTCTCAGCTGGTTATGGACCTTTAGATGCTGAAATCAAAATGTCTGCCCAGACACTATTGTCACCTTCAGAACAACTGCAACTTAGTGAAGATCAGACCTGCCTATTTGGAGGCCGTCTATTGTGCTTCTCTGG TGATGTACCATACAATTGGCTCTTTCCAAGATGTGCAGCTGCTATCCATCACGGGGGAAG TGGATCCACCGCTGCTGCACTGCATGCAGGAATCCCTCAG GTTATCTGTCCATTTATTCTGGATCAATTTTATTGGGCAGAGAGGATGTTTTGGCTTGGCGTGGCTCCAGAGCCTCTAAAGGGTACGTGCTTGGTACCAGATAAAGATGATGACTGTTCCATAATGGAAGCCGCAAATATGCTGGTTGGGACTATAAATCGTGCACTGTCTCCTGAAGTCAAATTGCAGGCCTCACAGATTGCTAATAGAATTTCCGCTGAG GATGGTGTTTCAGAAGCTGTGCGGTTAATTAGAGAAGAAATTAAATGTACTGGTGCTGCTGTGTGA